In Dermatophilus congolensis, a genomic segment contains:
- the ctaC gene encoding aa3-type cytochrome oxidase subunit II: MTTAVGTLGLLMVALTACGKGDISTGWLPYGATTGAQRVTQLWIGMWIAALAVGALVWGLTIYCMIRFRRKKDDVGLPPQLRYNVPIEMLYTVIPVMMVGVMFYFVYQDERVLSDTSQKPDVVINVAGKQWSWDFNYMDSNVHDSGVQADLTGKDGVSKTLPTLYLPVNKRVEFTLTSRDVIHSFWVPAFQQKLDMVPGNVNKFQVTPTQVGTFQGKCAELCGAYHATMLFNVKVVPQAEYDAHIEKLRAAGNTGILGTDLNRHPMAPNQPSINGRD; the protein is encoded by the coding sequence TTGACCACCGCGGTCGGTACGCTCGGCCTGCTCATGGTCGCGCTCACCGCGTGCGGTAAAGGAGACATTTCCACGGGGTGGCTTCCTTACGGCGCCACCACAGGTGCACAACGAGTCACGCAGTTGTGGATCGGTATGTGGATCGCTGCCCTGGCCGTTGGTGCCCTGGTATGGGGTTTGACGATTTACTGCATGATTCGGTTCCGACGTAAAAAAGACGACGTCGGCCTCCCGCCACAGCTGCGGTACAACGTTCCGATCGAGATGCTCTACACCGTAATCCCGGTCATGATGGTCGGGGTGATGTTCTACTTCGTTTACCAGGACGAGCGGGTCCTGTCTGACACCTCGCAGAAGCCCGATGTTGTTATCAACGTCGCTGGTAAGCAGTGGAGCTGGGACTTCAACTACATGGACTCCAACGTCCACGACTCCGGTGTGCAAGCAGACCTGACTGGTAAAGACGGTGTCTCTAAGACTCTCCCGACTCTCTATCTCCCGGTGAACAAGCGCGTCGAGTTCACTTTGACATCGCGTGATGTCATCCACTCGTTCTGGGTCCCGGCTTTCCAGCAAAAGCTCGACATGGTGCCCGGCAACGTCAACAAGTTCCAGGTGACCCCCACCCAAGTGGGCACATTCCAAGGTAAGTGTGCGGAGCTGTGCGGCGCCTACCACGCCACCATGCTTTTCAACGTCAAGGTCGTTCCCCAGGCCGAATATGACGCACACATCGAAAAGCTTCGCGCCGCAGGTAACACCGGGATTCTCGGAACAGATTTGAACCGTCACCCGATGGCCCCGAACCAGCCGTCCATCAACGGAAGGGATTGA
- the aat gene encoding leucyl/phenylalanyl-tRNA--protein transferase, giving the protein MMDEESRGPGDPVFPPVVPESRSGLPPLRLSPEDDLVGVGGDLDPATLLHAYINGVFPMGLGECGAEPMGWWSPLQRGVLRPADLRVHRSLRKSARHYTVSVDRAFEAVMRRCADPNRQGRWITDHIVDAYVALHEMGWAHSVEVWSNGDLVGGLYGVSIGGLFAGESMFHASRDASKVALMELVDIVGDDGDERRLIDVQWATAHLASLGVSEISRDEYIVAAQQAVQLPVPAGFASEWARRHVQHCVI; this is encoded by the coding sequence ATGATGGATGAGGAAAGTCGGGGTCCGGGGGATCCTGTTTTCCCACCTGTTGTTCCGGAGAGCCGTAGCGGTCTTCCGCCGCTGCGGCTCTCTCCGGAAGACGATCTGGTGGGGGTTGGTGGTGATCTAGACCCGGCGACGTTGTTGCACGCGTACATCAATGGTGTTTTTCCCATGGGGTTAGGGGAGTGCGGGGCCGAGCCGATGGGGTGGTGGTCGCCGTTGCAGCGTGGCGTGCTCCGCCCGGCTGATCTGCGAGTACATCGATCGTTGCGTAAGTCTGCGCGGCATTACACGGTGAGCGTGGATCGTGCTTTTGAGGCGGTGATGCGCAGATGCGCTGACCCGAATCGGCAGGGCCGATGGATCACCGATCACATCGTGGATGCATACGTAGCTCTCCACGAGATGGGGTGGGCTCATTCAGTGGAGGTTTGGTCTAACGGGGATTTAGTAGGTGGCCTCTATGGAGTCAGCATTGGTGGTCTATTTGCTGGCGAATCGATGTTCCACGCAAGCAGAGATGCGTCAAAAGTGGCACTGATGGAATTGGTCGACATTGTTGGCGATGACGGCGATGAGCGACGCCTCATTGACGTCCAGTGGGCTACTGCGCACCTGGCCAGCCTAGGTGTGAGCGAAATAAGCAGGGATGAGTACATAGTGGCAGCACAACAGGCTGTCCAACTGCCCGTCCCGGCAGGGTTCGCTAGCGAATGGGCGAGGCGGCATGTCCAGCACTGTGTGATCTGA
- a CDS encoding carbohydrate kinase family protein, translating to MRIAITGSLAHDNLLTFSGRFHDSFVAEQLDKVSLSFLADDLQVRRGGVGGNISFGMGVLGLEPYLVAAAGVDFDDYRAWLDRHGVNTKGVKVSTERHTARFTCTTDRDSAQIATFYPGAMSEAREIELEPISQSVGGFDLVLIGPNDPEAMVRHTDECRSRGMKFAADPSQQLAFMEGEDIRRLIDGAEYLFTNEYEAHLTEQKTGWSSEEISQRVTTRVITHGKDGVTISTKGSETITVGVVPAEKVVDPTGVGDAFRAGFLAGLHWGLSHERCAQTGAMLATHVVETVGTQEYEHNLGNALERLRAAYGEEAANEIGAHLPTFA from the coding sequence GTGCGTATTGCTATCACTGGTTCTCTAGCCCATGACAATCTGCTCACGTTCTCGGGGCGTTTTCACGACTCGTTCGTGGCTGAGCAGCTCGACAAAGTTTCCCTGTCTTTCCTCGCTGACGACTTGCAGGTGCGTCGTGGGGGTGTGGGCGGCAACATTTCTTTCGGTATGGGTGTCCTTGGATTGGAGCCGTACCTGGTGGCGGCCGCCGGTGTTGATTTTGATGACTACCGTGCGTGGCTTGACCGTCACGGCGTGAACACCAAGGGTGTCAAGGTATCGACCGAGCGTCACACCGCTCGTTTCACCTGCACAACGGACCGTGATTCGGCTCAGATCGCAACCTTCTACCCCGGTGCTATGTCTGAGGCGCGTGAGATCGAGCTTGAGCCGATCTCGCAGTCGGTTGGCGGTTTTGACCTGGTTCTTATTGGCCCCAATGACCCGGAGGCGATGGTTCGTCACACTGATGAGTGCCGTTCGCGCGGGATGAAGTTCGCAGCCGACCCCTCGCAGCAGCTTGCCTTTATGGAGGGTGAGGACATCCGCCGCCTCATCGACGGTGCCGAATACTTGTTCACCAATGAGTACGAAGCTCACTTGACCGAACAGAAGACGGGGTGGAGCTCCGAAGAGATTTCCCAGCGGGTTACTACTCGCGTCATTACTCACGGTAAAGATGGCGTGACTATTTCCACCAAGGGCAGCGAGACGATCACAGTGGGCGTTGTCCCTGCGGAGAAAGTTGTTGACCCCACGGGTGTTGGCGACGCCTTCCGGGCTGGGTTCCTGGCGGGACTGCACTGGGGCCTTTCACACGAGCGCTGCGCTCAGACTGGCGCGATGCTTGCCACTCACGTAGTTGAGACAGTCGGCACCCAGGAGTACGAGCACAACCTTGGTAACGCCTTGGAGCGTCTGCGTGCGGCGTACGGCGAGGAAGCTGCCAATGAGATCGGCGCGCACCTGCCTACGTTTGCCTGA
- the erpA gene encoding iron-sulfur cluster insertion protein ErpA, with amino-acid sequence MTVQNETATHGVVLTDVAAAKVKSLLEQEGRDDLRLRIGVQPGGCSGLIYQLYFDERTLDGDAVKSFDGVELVVDRMSAPYLDGATIDFADTIEKQGFTIDNPNAGNSCACGDSFS; translated from the coding sequence ATGACCGTCCAGAACGAGACCGCCACGCACGGAGTGGTGTTGACTGACGTTGCTGCCGCTAAGGTCAAGAGCCTGCTGGAGCAGGAAGGCCGTGACGATCTGCGTCTGCGCATTGGTGTGCAGCCGGGAGGCTGCTCGGGTTTGATCTATCAGCTGTACTTCGATGAGCGCACCCTTGATGGGGATGCTGTGAAATCTTTCGATGGCGTTGAGCTAGTTGTTGACCGCATGAGCGCTCCGTATTTGGACGGTGCCACGATCGACTTCGCAGACACCATCGAGAAGCAAGGTTTCACTATCGACAACCCGAACGCAGGTAACTCTTGCGCTTGTGGTGACAGCTTCAGCTGA
- a CDS encoding glycerate kinase encodes MRVLFAPSQYSGMLTAGQVADAMADGWSRQAPGDVVTCAPLSAGEAGFASVVEAAVGGVSVGVTVADPLGRDVPATVLLAEVGGVRTGFVEAAQAAGLHLLDAADRDPCVTSTFGVGQMIEVAVAEGASRVVVACGGTGTNDAGAGMLAALGAGQGPALCSGGGALGQVSPDDVAGLEAVRDRLIGVELVVAAEGALPLLGFSGASATTAPEKGASVEQTQELERSLGHFVDVVERVLPAGLDLLTGLPRRVTRVPGAGAGGGLGYGLVVLGARVEDAVSHVMGLWGMRELLGGHDLVVTGERCFDGRSVHAGVVVSVAAAAAEFALPTMVLAGQVEVGRRESMSAGVAAVYGIVGRGGDVASVMADPASAIADRAQRLARTWSR; translated from the coding sequence GTGCGTGTCTTGTTCGCTCCCTCGCAGTATTCCGGAATGTTGACGGCTGGCCAGGTCGCTGACGCGATGGCTGATGGGTGGTCTCGGCAGGCTCCTGGTGATGTGGTGACGTGTGCCCCGTTGTCTGCTGGTGAGGCTGGTTTCGCCAGTGTGGTGGAGGCGGCTGTTGGTGGGGTTTCGGTGGGGGTGACAGTTGCTGATCCGTTGGGGCGTGATGTGCCTGCGACGGTGTTGTTGGCTGAGGTTGGTGGGGTGCGTACAGGGTTTGTGGAGGCTGCGCAGGCGGCGGGGTTGCATTTGTTGGATGCCGCTGATCGTGACCCGTGTGTGACGAGCACGTTTGGGGTGGGGCAGATGATTGAGGTGGCGGTGGCTGAGGGCGCTTCGCGGGTTGTGGTGGCGTGTGGGGGGACGGGTACGAATGATGCTGGTGCGGGCATGTTGGCTGCTTTGGGGGCGGGGCAGGGGCCTGCGTTGTGTTCAGGTGGGGGCGCGTTGGGTCAGGTTTCGCCAGATGATGTGGCGGGGTTGGAGGCGGTGCGGGACCGTTTGATTGGGGTGGAGTTGGTGGTTGCGGCGGAGGGTGCGTTGCCGTTGTTGGGGTTCAGTGGGGCTTCGGCCACGACTGCGCCGGAGAAGGGCGCTTCGGTGGAGCAGACGCAGGAGTTGGAGCGTTCGTTGGGGCATTTCGTGGATGTGGTGGAGCGGGTTTTGCCGGCGGGGCTTGATTTGTTGACGGGGTTGCCGCGGCGGGTGACGCGGGTTCCTGGGGCGGGGGCTGGTGGTGGCTTGGGGTATGGGCTTGTGGTGTTGGGTGCGCGGGTTGAGGACGCGGTCTCGCATGTGATGGGTTTGTGGGGTATGCGTGAGTTGTTGGGTGGGCATGATTTGGTGGTCACGGGGGAGCGATGTTTTGACGGCCGTTCTGTGCATGCGGGGGTGGTGGTCAGCGTGGCGGCTGCGGCAGCGGAGTTCGCTCTTCCCACAATGGTGTTGGCGGGCCAGGTCGAGGTGGGGCGGCGAGAGTCGATGAGTGCGGGGGTTGCTGCGGTGTATGGGATTGTCGGTAGAGGCGGGGATGTGGCCAGTGTGATGGCTGATCCGGCTTCGGCAATCGCCGATCGTGCGCAGCGTCTAGCTCGCACATGGAGTAGATGA
- a CDS encoding dipeptidase has protein sequence MTDTEALRTKIADLMPGVLEDLMALARIPSVSALPEHDKDVQASAEAVAELLRAEGAEVKVVAEGGKPAVIGRVAGPEPVGGKRPARVLLYAHHDVQPAGVESQWASAPFEPQQRGERLYGRGTADDKAGVMAHLAALRAFGGKPPVEVIVFVEGEEESGSASLPALLDKYRDELECDVIVLADSSNWAVGTPALTTSLRGNVRLKVTLSTLAHGLHSGMFGGVVPDAITTMCRLLGTLHNADGSVAVPGLVSEETSGVDYTAEEIRRDSSVLDGVELIGKGTFASRLWLQPTVTVVGFDAPAVEGAANLLSPSCSALLSVRIAPAQDAAAAAAAVTKFLQDNAPWGAQVEVEVEDAAPGSALPASGPIVEAARSALRSSWGTEPVDAGIGGSIPFVAQFNDTFPQAVVLVTGVEDPDTRAHSTDEGLHLGDFEHACVAEALMFEKIAQVWKG, from the coding sequence ATGACGGATACAGAGGCGTTGCGAACCAAAATCGCTGATCTTATGCCAGGTGTACTAGAAGATTTGATGGCGTTGGCGCGGATTCCGAGTGTGTCTGCGTTGCCTGAGCACGATAAAGACGTGCAAGCCAGCGCGGAAGCTGTGGCGGAATTATTGCGTGCTGAAGGCGCTGAGGTGAAGGTGGTTGCTGAGGGCGGTAAGCCTGCGGTGATTGGCCGTGTGGCGGGCCCTGAGCCGGTTGGTGGGAAACGGCCGGCACGGGTGTTGCTGTATGCCCACCATGATGTTCAGCCCGCTGGTGTGGAGTCGCAGTGGGCCAGTGCGCCATTTGAGCCGCAGCAGCGTGGTGAGCGTTTGTATGGTCGCGGTACTGCTGACGATAAAGCTGGTGTGATGGCGCATCTTGCTGCGTTGCGTGCTTTTGGGGGTAAGCCTCCGGTTGAGGTGATTGTGTTTGTGGAGGGTGAGGAGGAGTCTGGCTCGGCGAGTCTTCCTGCCTTGTTGGATAAGTATCGGGATGAGCTTGAGTGCGATGTGATTGTGCTTGCTGATTCGTCGAACTGGGCGGTGGGTACGCCTGCGTTGACGACGTCGTTGCGGGGCAATGTGCGTTTGAAGGTGACGTTGTCGACGTTGGCGCATGGATTGCATTCGGGCATGTTTGGTGGGGTGGTGCCGGATGCGATTACGACGATGTGTCGTCTTTTGGGGACGTTGCATAACGCTGATGGTTCGGTGGCGGTGCCGGGGTTGGTGAGTGAGGAAACTTCGGGGGTGGATTACACCGCGGAGGAGATTCGCCGTGACTCCAGTGTTCTTGATGGTGTAGAGCTGATTGGTAAGGGCACGTTTGCCTCGCGTTTGTGGTTGCAGCCGACGGTGACTGTGGTTGGTTTTGACGCCCCTGCGGTGGAGGGTGCGGCGAATTTGTTGTCGCCTTCGTGTTCGGCGTTGTTGTCGGTGCGGATTGCTCCTGCGCAGGATGCTGCGGCTGCGGCTGCGGCGGTGACGAAGTTCTTGCAGGACAACGCACCTTGGGGGGCTCAGGTTGAGGTTGAGGTTGAGGATGCAGCGCCGGGTTCTGCGTTGCCCGCCTCGGGTCCGATTGTGGAAGCGGCCCGTTCGGCTTTGCGCTCTTCGTGGGGCACTGAGCCGGTGGATGCCGGTATCGGTGGGTCGATTCCGTTTGTGGCCCAGTTCAATGACACCTTCCCGCAGGCAGTGGTGTTGGTGACGGGGGTGGAAGACCCGGATACGCGTGCGCACAGTACTGATGAGGGGCTGCACTTGGGTGATTTTGAGCATGCGTGTGTGGCTGAAGCGCTGATGTTTGAGAAGATCGCGCAGGTGTGGAAGGGCTGA
- a CDS encoding DUF3043 domain-containing protein yields MSSKKSADQPNGATETTSTVDPAPAPATTKSTGKGRPTPTRKQAEAARKRPLVPADRKAAKRQSRLEERERRYKIRLAMEAGEEWALPRRDRGTERRFMRDWIDARRSFAEYLLIVMVLGLPVTLITHPTIMAIGYCIVYGAVLIAAIDVTVMWFQVKKAVTTKFGAPPAKGGLWYTITRALQMRVGRVPKPQVKRGQYPS; encoded by the coding sequence GTGTCCAGCAAGAAATCCGCCGACCAGCCCAACGGCGCCACGGAAACCACGTCCACCGTTGATCCAGCACCCGCGCCTGCCACCACCAAATCCACAGGCAAAGGGCGCCCCACCCCCACACGCAAACAAGCCGAAGCAGCCCGCAAACGCCCTCTCGTTCCCGCCGACCGTAAAGCCGCCAAACGGCAATCACGGCTAGAAGAACGAGAACGCCGTTACAAAATCCGTCTCGCCATGGAAGCTGGCGAAGAATGGGCCCTACCCCGCCGCGACCGCGGAACCGAGCGCCGCTTCATGCGTGACTGGATCGACGCACGCCGCTCCTTTGCTGAATACCTTTTGATCGTCATGGTGCTGGGCCTGCCCGTCACACTCATCACCCACCCCACGATCATGGCAATCGGATACTGCATCGTCTACGGCGCAGTACTCATAGCAGCCATCGACGTCACCGTGATGTGGTTCCAAGTCAAGAAAGCAGTCACCACCAAATTCGGCGCACCACCAGCCAAAGGTGGCCTGTGGTACACCATCACCCGCGCACTACAAATGCGCGTAGGACGCGTCCCCAAACCCCAAGTCAAACGCGGCCAGTACCCCTCCTAA
- the cobC gene encoding Rv2231c family pyridoxal phosphate-dependent protein CobC, which translates to MIEGVDLRHHGDVEARGVCWDFAVNVAVGEPPLFVAEALRESLGGVAAYPDEFPTRRVVAEHVGVDPGCVLLVNGVAEAFGLVARLRSWQRACVVHPQFTEPEAALGGAGHQVVRHLLDAEDGFVLRAGKVDEGADVVVVGNPTNPTSVLHPRGEVLSLLRPGRVVVVDEAFMDVAVGVGGVRGSESLLVDAARTQGLVVLRSLTKTFGLAGVRAGFVVAEPGLVEQLRQVQSPWSVNVPALAAMRAVCSRQGEEFAAGVAERVVRDREVLVQGLQQRGFDVVSGAAGPFVLVRHQRAVWVREVLRQRGVGLRRGDTFPGLGPQWLRIAVRGAREREVLFEQVDGLGLRGGSRVGL; encoded by the coding sequence GTGATTGAGGGGGTGGATTTGCGTCATCACGGTGATGTGGAGGCGCGGGGGGTGTGTTGGGATTTTGCGGTGAATGTTGCGGTGGGGGAGCCTCCGTTGTTTGTGGCCGAGGCGTTGCGGGAGTCTTTGGGTGGGGTGGCTGCGTATCCGGATGAGTTTCCGACGCGACGGGTGGTGGCTGAGCATGTGGGGGTTGATCCGGGGTGTGTGTTGTTGGTGAATGGGGTGGCGGAGGCGTTTGGGTTGGTGGCGCGGCTGCGGTCGTGGCAGCGGGCGTGTGTGGTGCATCCGCAGTTCACTGAGCCGGAGGCGGCGTTGGGGGGTGCGGGGCATCAGGTGGTGCGGCATCTGTTGGATGCTGAGGATGGGTTTGTGCTGCGTGCGGGGAAGGTGGATGAGGGTGCTGATGTGGTGGTGGTGGGGAATCCGACTAATCCGACGTCGGTGTTGCATCCGCGTGGTGAGGTGTTGAGTTTGTTGAGGCCGGGGCGTGTGGTGGTGGTGGATGAGGCGTTTATGGATGTTGCGGTCGGTGTTGGTGGGGTGCGGGGGTCGGAGTCGTTGTTGGTGGATGCTGCACGCACGCAGGGGTTGGTGGTGTTGCGGAGTTTGACGAAGACGTTTGGGTTGGCGGGTGTTCGGGCTGGGTTTGTGGTGGCTGAGCCGGGGTTGGTGGAGCAGTTGCGGCAGGTGCAGTCGCCGTGGTCGGTGAATGTTCCGGCGTTGGCGGCGATGCGTGCGGTGTGTTCGCGGCAGGGGGAGGAGTTTGCGGCGGGGGTGGCTGAGCGGGTGGTGCGGGATCGTGAGGTGTTGGTGCAGGGGTTGCAGCAGCGTGGGTTTGATGTGGTTTCGGGGGCTGCTGGGCCGTTTGTGTTGGTGCGGCATCAGCGGGCGGTGTGGGTGCGTGAGGTGTTGCGGCAGCGAGGGGTGGGGTTGAGGCGTGGGGATACGTTTCCGGGGTTGGGTCCGCAGTGGTTGCGGATTGCTGTGCGGGGGGCTCGGGAGCGTGAGGTGTTGTTTGAGCAGGTTGATGGGTTGGGGCTCAGGGGTGGGTCTAGGGTGGGTTTATGA
- a CDS encoding cobyrinate a,c-diamide synthase produces MLIAAPASGSGKTMITTGLLAALHRRGLVVSPHKVGPDYIDPGYHEAACARVGRNLDAHMVGVDRIVPLLLHGALSPSVADVAVIEGVMGLFDGALGREGFASSAHVAKLTQTPVILVVNCASASRSVGAVVHGFASFDSQVRVAGVILNNVASPRHEAEARAAVLGVGVPVVGCIPRLPDIVVPSRHLGLIPAAERRPEALAAVDALACMAQQHLDLDAIVEVAKSAPELEGQVWSPGAALASVGGVSTGSGVRVAVAGGAAFTFGYAENVELLEAAGAQVVSFDPLRDRELPEADALVIQGGFPEVYASALGANRSMLDAVRRFAASGAPVVAECAGMLYLAQELDGTQMTGVLPLIASMHPRLVLGYRQAVADCDSVLSAAGDRVTGHVFHRTRVAPAPDAGVVPGAWVLRDHADRVEVDGVVSGNVVAGYLHTHWAGAPQFAARLVAQACAWRGGVR; encoded by the coding sequence GTGCTGATTGCGGCGCCTGCTTCTGGTAGTGGCAAGACGATGATCACTACGGGGTTGTTGGCGGCGTTGCATCGTCGTGGGTTGGTGGTTTCTCCACACAAGGTGGGGCCTGATTACATCGATCCGGGGTATCACGAGGCTGCGTGTGCTCGGGTGGGGCGGAATTTGGATGCGCACATGGTGGGTGTGGATCGGATTGTGCCGTTGTTGTTGCATGGTGCGTTGTCGCCGTCGGTGGCTGATGTGGCGGTGATTGAGGGTGTTATGGGGTTGTTTGATGGCGCGTTGGGTAGGGAGGGGTTTGCTTCGTCGGCGCATGTGGCGAAGTTGACTCAGACTCCGGTGATTTTGGTGGTGAATTGTGCGTCGGCGTCGCGCAGTGTGGGGGCGGTGGTGCATGGTTTTGCTTCGTTTGATTCGCAGGTGAGGGTGGCGGGGGTCATTCTTAATAATGTGGCTTCGCCGCGTCATGAGGCGGAGGCGCGGGCTGCGGTGCTTGGGGTGGGTGTTCCGGTGGTGGGGTGTATTCCGCGGTTGCCGGACATTGTGGTGCCGAGTCGGCATTTGGGGTTAATTCCGGCGGCGGAGCGGCGTCCGGAGGCGTTGGCTGCGGTGGATGCGTTGGCGTGTATGGCGCAGCAGCATTTGGATCTTGATGCGATTGTGGAGGTGGCTAAGTCTGCGCCTGAGCTGGAGGGTCAGGTGTGGTCTCCTGGGGCTGCATTGGCCTCTGTTGGGGGTGTTTCTACTGGTAGTGGGGTGCGTGTTGCTGTGGCTGGTGGGGCTGCGTTCACGTTTGGGTATGCAGAGAATGTGGAGTTGTTGGAGGCTGCGGGGGCGCAGGTGGTGTCGTTTGATCCGCTGCGGGATAGAGAGTTACCTGAGGCTGATGCGTTGGTGATTCAGGGTGGTTTCCCAGAGGTGTATGCCTCGGCGTTGGGGGCGAACCGGTCGATGTTGGATGCGGTGCGCAGGTTTGCAGCTTCGGGGGCTCCGGTGGTGGCTGAGTGCGCGGGGATGCTTTATTTGGCGCAGGAGTTGGATGGCACGCAGATGACGGGTGTATTGCCGTTGATTGCCTCGATGCATCCGCGGTTGGTGTTGGGGTATCGGCAGGCTGTGGCTGATTGTGACTCGGTGTTGTCTGCTGCTGGTGATCGTGTGACGGGGCATGTGTTCCATCGCACGCGGGTGGCGCCAGCCCCGGATGCGGGCGTGGTTCCGGGGGCATGGGTGTTGCGTGATCATGCTGATCGGGTCGAGGTTGATGGTGTGGTGTCGGGAAATGTGGTGGCGGGGTATTTGCACACGCATTGGGCTGGTGCGCCGCAGTTCGCGGCTCGTTTGGTGGCGCAAGCGTGTGCATGGCGGGGTGGTGTGCGGTGA
- the cobO gene encoding cob(I)yrinic acid a,c-diamide adenosyltransferase encodes MEKTLLGEGGLVIGWLCVKAQVVLWGCSLSQGWGVLCSLPGCGGVWSGSGGVWGGGYFGCCWVVVEEVVVVRGVPSCVPDDGLTTRERRDRAVLAVNTGEGKGKSTAAFGMALRAWNAGLSVVVFQFVKSPKWKVGEEAVLRRLGQLNEEDPAVGAPVEWHKMGSGWSWTRSNSGDVEVEQAEVARQGWVEVARRLGQEQHDFYVLDEFTYPLDWGWVDVDEVVETLRGRPGKQHVVVTGRRAPAVLVDAADLVTEMTKVKHPFDVGQKGQRGIEW; translated from the coding sequence ATGGAAAAAACCCTACTCGGGGAGGGGGGTTTAGTTATTGGTTGGTTGTGTGTTAAGGCGCAGGTGGTGCTGTGGGGGTGTTCTCTTTCACAGGGGTGGGGGGTGTTGTGTTCGTTGCCTGGGTGTGGCGGTGTTTGGTCTGGTTCTGGGGGAGTGTGGGGTGGGGGCTATTTTGGTTGTTGTTGGGTTGTTGTTGAGGAGGTTGTTGTGGTTCGTGGTGTTCCGAGTTGTGTTCCTGATGATGGGTTAACTACGCGTGAGCGGCGGGATCGCGCGGTTTTGGCTGTGAATACGGGGGAGGGGAAGGGGAAGTCCACGGCTGCGTTTGGGATGGCGTTGCGGGCGTGGAATGCAGGTTTGTCGGTGGTGGTGTTTCAGTTTGTGAAGTCGCCGAAGTGGAAGGTGGGTGAGGAGGCGGTGTTACGGCGGTTGGGGCAGCTGAATGAGGAGGATCCGGCGGTGGGGGCGCCGGTTGAGTGGCACAAGATGGGGTCGGGGTGGTCGTGGACGCGTTCCAATAGTGGTGATGTTGAGGTGGAGCAGGCTGAGGTTGCGCGGCAGGGGTGGGTGGAGGTTGCTCGGCGGTTGGGGCAGGAGCAGCACGATTTTTATGTGCTGGATGAGTTCACGTATCCGCTGGATTGGGGATGGGTGGATGTCGATGAGGTGGTGGAGACGTTGCGGGGGCGTCCTGGTAAACAGCATGTGGTTGTGACGGGGCGCAGGGCGCCGGCTGTGTTGGTGGATGCGGCAGATTTAGTGACGGAGATGACGAAGGTGAAGCATCCATTTGATGTTGGTCAGAAGGGGCAGCGCGGGATCGAATGGTGA
- a CDS encoding precorrin-3B synthase, with protein MTAPTTPTGDRCPGALRLHHAADGDLARIRIPGGLLTPQATRTLAHLATTLGDGHIRLTARGNAEIRGIPTGSETDIATCLTTAGLLPSPAHERIRNIVTTPTAGLDEHGNTTGTTLTNLLHTLDNALISDPELAQLSGRFLFGIDDGRGDTLALEPDLALTANNNDHWTITAAGTPLGVTHRTNAPTALTLAAHTHLATAHTHNQRGWRLTDHPNTPALIANIRNTISHLLTHHTPHTPAPHTTPPPLGLIPHPTNTTCTIATRLPLAAAPAETWQHFADLAEHGDNLIRTSPARTILIANLTHHHATTALTHLSTLGLISDPHAPLAHVTTCTGLPGCTSALADVQYAAVTHHTPSNNNTPVHWSACPRRCGRPTTNHVQVLATETGWTTALVNTDTPGHPATNQHPVTDENLTTDITNRRQEITP; from the coding sequence ATGACCGCGCCCACCACCCCCACCGGCGACCGCTGCCCCGGCGCACTCCGCCTCCACCACGCCGCCGACGGCGACCTCGCCCGCATCCGCATCCCCGGCGGACTCCTCACTCCCCAAGCCACCCGCACCCTCGCCCACCTAGCCACCACCCTCGGCGACGGCCACATCCGCCTCACTGCCCGCGGCAACGCCGAAATCCGTGGCATCCCCACCGGATCCGAAACCGACATCGCCACCTGCCTCACCACCGCCGGGCTCCTGCCCTCCCCCGCCCACGAACGCATCCGCAACATCGTCACCACCCCCACCGCTGGGCTCGACGAACACGGAAACACCACCGGAACAACCCTCACCAACCTCCTCCACACCCTCGACAACGCCCTCATCAGCGACCCCGAACTCGCGCAACTGAGCGGACGATTCCTCTTCGGCATCGACGACGGTCGCGGCGATACCCTCGCCCTCGAACCCGACCTAGCCCTCACCGCCAACAACAACGACCACTGGACCATCACCGCCGCCGGCACCCCCCTGGGAGTCACCCACCGCACCAACGCCCCCACCGCACTCACCCTGGCCGCACACACCCACCTAGCCACCGCACACACCCACAACCAACGCGGCTGGCGCCTCACCGACCACCCCAACACCCCCGCCCTCATCGCCAACATCCGCAACACCATCAGCCACCTCCTCACCCACCACACCCCCCACACCCCCGCCCCGCACACCACCCCACCACCCCTAGGACTCATCCCCCACCCCACCAACACCACCTGCACCATCGCCACCCGACTTCCCCTAGCCGCAGCTCCCGCCGAAACCTGGCAACACTTCGCCGACCTCGCCGAACACGGCGACAACCTCATCCGCACCAGCCCAGCCCGCACCATCCTCATCGCCAACCTCACTCACCACCACGCAACAACCGCACTCACCCACCTATCCACCCTCGGACTCATCAGCGACCCCCACGCACCCCTAGCCCACGTCACCACATGCACTGGCCTACCCGGCTGCACCTCAGCCCTCGCCGACGTCCAATACGCAGCAGTCACCCACCACACCCCCAGTAACAACAACACCCCCGTGCACTGGTCAGCCTGCCCACGACGCTGCGGCCGCCCAACCACCAACCACGTCCAAGTCCTCGCCACCGAAACCGGATGGACCACCGCCCTAGTCAACACCGACACCCCTGGACACCCCGCCACCAACCAACACCCCGTCACCGACGAGAATCTCACTACCGACATCACCAACCGACGACAGGAAATCACCCCATGA